The Siniperca chuatsi isolate FFG_IHB_CAS linkage group LG17, ASM2008510v1, whole genome shotgun sequence genomic sequence ATCATAAaagaattgataatgaaaagagTGATTGGTTTCAGCTGTAAATATATAGTAGAACtgcagattagattagattaactCTACTGTGCTGACCACAGTGTGTTGGTCCgtcccagcagcagcatcaaGCCAACATctgcaggtggaaacagctgttGGTTATACTGAATGACTGACTGATGGATGGACCAATCAGGACACACAGACTGCCTCCCAGTCTCCATAATGGTCCTGCTGGTCTCTGCCTTATTCTGACTGTCAGGTTCAAGATacctaaaacatttaaatcatatacaaggaaagaaagacaaaggcattaacttaagttttactcgaggagagtaagcatagatgcattcagttacatctcttactcactctgaagtgcatccatgcagcctcctcttttttattcagtttaggagattccctgttacatagttttctaaagGGTGGGGGAAGTATATACTActacaataagaaaagaaacaaagtggtgTTGTCAGGtctatctcgtgagagcggccttgAGGCCAGCCACAACTCATGAGACCATCTGGTgcggtgtcagcctgccctgtcGGTCATAGGATGGCAGGGTGCATTCCTGTTATTCTcacacacaagtttaataacacacatatacacacagcattgctgtgtactttaaaggctactaagaacaaaacataaatgggataacttatgtacatttttattctaacatttccctcctgtttatcacattttgttctcaaaTTCTCATATCACTCAATCAGTCTCTTCGCTAGATTTTCGACTGCAAGATCATTTTTATGAGTCTGGCAAAATGTTTAcactcagagtgtgtgttaggtTAATTACAGGGGCGACTCATAGTCACCTGGATCAGGGAACAAATCAGGCCAATATTCTGATTCGTCATCTGTGTCTTCAtcgtcattttgtttttgttgcaggaGTGGATACATCTGGGTTAAGCGGTCCTCCATAGGTGCAATTGCTGTGGTGATGAGACGAGTAGACAAAGAACGCAGGCACGGAATACAACAACATCCACATAAGGTCAATATTGCAGCAAAGACTGCTAGAGATATTAGAATTGAGGACACCAAGGTTCggtatttcccaaaagcatcCAACCAAGAATCCCACATAGTGCCGTCTACACCAGATTGATCTTTCATCTTACCATTCAGAGTTTTCAACCCTTCTATGGCCTTGGTGAGACTGCCATCCGCTGCAGTGTTGTTAGGAATGAAGGTGCAGCATTGCTCTCTGAACATAGCACACACTCCTCCTTTCTCTGCAAGCAACATATCAAGAGCTATGCGGTTCTGGAATGCCATCAGTGACGTAGAGGAAAGCTGTCCATGAACAGCCTCAAACCCACTCTGTGTCCAATTGCCCAATTTCTGTACGTTATAATGGATGTAATTGATTCGGTCTACGTTTTTGTTAATCGTGCACCACCAACAGAACAGGGACTCAAACCCTGCAGCCACCTGATCTGCTATCTTGTACTTGTCTGGTACGCCGCGAGGAACTCCTATAGCGTCTATATATGTAGGATCAGTTTCAGAGCGCCAGGAGGAGCGTTTCTGTCTCCACTCACTGGGCATTGtactgtttatttgtgtatacaGAGCATCAGCTGATATGGGGTACACATTTACTGGTAGCAATAGGGTTACCAATGCACACAATCCTGTATTACCTTTAGGCAATTTGTCAAATAATCTCTCAtccccacaccaccaccatatGTCAGCCCGAGACACTGGGGTGAAGGgtgtaaaaacaggaagtgtaacTGGACATGCTATCTCTGCAAGGCTACCTAAACGAGTTCCCCTACCGGTCAGGTTAATACATGAGAAGTTTCCTGGTGCTACATGTTTAGGGAATAGAGGTTTGATTCTTACGCCTTTTGTTACTGGAAAGATACCATCCCAATAACTGCAATTTGGTCCTGGAACTGTCTTGCTCATGACAGTCAACAGGCATTCAGCTGGAATAGGTGCAGGAACTATTTGTAGTAAGGGGCGGGGGcccatacacacaacacagtcgGCTTTAGTTGCATTTGCTGCCTGCTCTACCATTAACAGCCAATTATTGTTTTTCCCTGACACTCCAGTGGTTACTTGAAACCACTCGTCAGTGTCAGGTCTTTTATTGAGGATCTTTATCTTTACTTTAGTTGTGGACCTAGGCCCCAACGTCAGTCCTGGCACAGGTTGCAAATCTGAGTCTGTTGCGGCAGTGGGTGTTTCTGTAATGTTAGGGCACAGTGCCACATAAGTGCATGGGTCTGTATGACTTGGCCAATAGGCACACAGAGCTAAAATGTAACAAGGTGGATTTGGATAGTTAGGCATCGACGGGGTTTTTTCCAATAATGGATTGACTGTGGTATTAAATCTTAAAACTAAGGAGGGTGAGTTTCCAAGTTTTATCTTTTCTAGAGTTAACACACGTGACCAATATTGTGCCCATGGTCGCCAGCCATAGGAATCGGACCTCCAGGTTTTATCAGTGGTGGCGAAAACCCATCCCCAGTCTAtacctgtttgtttaaaacccaCTGAGTTTAAATAGAATGTCCAATCATACCACTCGCTTCCTACATAACCGCCCAACTGAAAGGAGTTCATAGGGATGATTACTGTGCTGATAAAGGTAGTGGTATTGTAGCAAATATAGGTCCTAGACGTCGTTTCTCCGGTCGCATTACATGGTTTTTTGAAGTCGTCAGAACGCTAGTGGGCCGATAATATCCTACTCCGCGTTTTACTCTAGCATGTGGTTGGGTGATACCTTGGGATGAAGTGGGCGGAACATGAGTGCTATTTAGGGAAGTTCCAGGAGCTTCCCATAAGTAccaggtaaaaagaaaaattaatatgAATACAATTGTCACTCCCCAGCACCTAATTGCATCGCTTATCCATCTAGTCGCCATCTTCCCCGAGAGTGTCCTCTAATGAGTCTGGTGTCTTGGAAATACTTCACTGACTTTCGAGTCTACTCAGGTTCTACACACCTGAGTCCACTCTATTATCAGACTGTGAGTCACTTTTCTCTGCGGAACTGTCGGAGGAGATGACCTTTTTGCAATGAGTAAGATGTACCCACGTGGATCTTTCAGCTATTTTTATGGCTGTGGGAGTGTTCAACAATACCTGATAAGGCCCTTCCCACTTGGGAGAGTGCCAATGTTTTCTCTTAATGCTTCGTATCAGCACCCAATCGCCTGGTCCCACTAATTGGATCTCCTGTTGAGAAACAGAAGGATTTTCATcagcttgttttcctttttgtttttctaacatttttctcATATAGTCTGCTAGGTTGGTTTCTTCACTCAGCTCCCATTGATTTTTAAACTGTGGCAGCCTGTATGGTCTACCAAACAACATTTCATATGGAGTTAAACCTGAAGTTGCTGTTATGTTGATGTACATTTTCACTAAATCTATGCACTGAGTCCAAGGTCTCCTTGTTTcttcaatacatttctttaaacgGTTTTTTATAGTGCCATTCATTCGTTCCACTAATCCTGCACTTTGAGGGTGATATGCGCAGTGGTTTTTTagattaatgtgaaacattattCCTATCTTTTTGATCAATTGGTTTACAAAATGTGCTCCATTATCACTATAAAGTTTTTCCGGAATTCCATAACGGGTATATTATGTCTTTACATAACGCTTTTGCCACTGTTAATGCGTCTGGGTGTTTGGTTGGAAACAGctctacccatttagagaaGGCATCTATTATGACCAGACAATACTTTTTTCCTTCACTCTGATTTAACTCTATAAAATCCATATGTATTACTTGAAACGGATACTGTGGTGAGGGGAAACACCCTCTTCTAGGTCTTAAGTTTCCCTGAGAATTGTGCTTAGCACAGATCAAGCATGctctacaaaaatgttttgaataagaGTTAAATCCATAGGTTGTGTAATGTTGTTCCAGCCCATTTGTATAGGTTGTGTGGAAGGATTGGTTTTTTCTCTGGTCATACATAGATGTCATTTTGTAGTTGTGCTCCGTGTTTTACCCAcaaatccttttctttcttgtagCTGGATTGAGGGTTGTGCATCGCTCAATAGTTAAATGAGATTGTGAAAGCAACACATACATGACAGATGTCTCGCTGGAGACAGAAAAGTCATgtttgtctgcagcagcagcgctgAAACTGCATGTGGTATTTTCAACACCAATGGGTGAAATAACACAATAGCAGTGCTAGTTTCTACTGCCATAGAAGCAGCCACCACCGCTCTAACACAGTGTGGCTGGGCACATGCTACGCTGTCTAATTTAGAGGAGAAATAGGCTATAGGTTTCATCTTATCGCCATGCTGTTGTGTCAAAACAGAAGTCATAAATTTCCCTTTGCAGTCTACCATTTGCACAAATATTTTGCTGTAGTCAGGTAATGCTAATGCTGCACTGGAAACGagagtttgttttaaagtaCAGAACGcattttctgcctcttctgtCCATTTCAATGGagtagtcattttaatgttttcatcataCATTAAtttctggagtggagcagttATTTCAGCATAATTAGGTACCCAACACCTGCAGTAATTCATTAACCCTAAAAGTGAAATCaattgcttttttgtgtgtggttttggaGCCTTTAAGattgttgtctttctgtcttcaatTATTGTTCTTCCTCCTGAGCTAAGATTATgacctaaatattttatttgtgttttacacaGTTGCAACTTATTTTTACTTGCTTTGTGGCCTTGCTCAGCTAAATGTGTCAACAGTGCTATGGTCTCTTTTTACAAATGTCTTCGTCTGGAGAAGCTAAAAGTATGTCATCtacatacaacaaaacttgaCTGTTTCCTGGGGGTTGGAACTTAGCTATGCTAGCACTCATCACTTGTGAGTATATTGTGGGACTTTCACAATATCCTTGGGGCAATCTGGTATATGTATAACGTTGACCTTCGTAAGTAAAAGCAAACCAAAACTGACTATCTTTGTCAACTGGGACTGAAAAGAATGCATTGCTGATGTCAACTACAGTAAAGACTTTAGCATCTGGTCTTAATGAGTTCAAAAGGGTGTGCGGATCAGGCACACAAGGTGCTCTTTGTATTACAGCATTATTTACAGCCTGCAGATCTTGTACCATTCGCCAACCCACTGATGgtgcttgtttttttactggaaaTATTGGTGTATTACATGGTGAATCGTCACATTTTATAATGACTCCTGCAGCTATCAGATCTTCGATCACTGGTTTAATGCCTTCACGTGCATCTGCTTTCAGTGGATATTGTTTCACACAAGGACGGTATTCTGTCTTAGCTCTAATCTGGACAGGTAATGCTCCTTTAACTAGCCCTACATCTGTTGGTCCCTTGGACCATAATGAGTCAGGAACACTTTGAATtagcttttcttcttcctgagTAAAAACACATGTCAATTTTTACACTAGCACCACGGAGGTGCACGCCTTTTGGACTTGGACTGACCAAAACAGTGCTTTTTAGTCAGGCCTGTGGACGCGCTTGTCCATGTGTTGACGGAGGTCGCTGTCCAGTCAGTTGCCGCTTTGGCTTGCTGAACCAGCTTCCCAGGTCTTTCCACtgcaagttttcatttttgtacagcgAAATATGGGATGGGAGCCACATCCTGTTTAGTGGTTTTAAATTATCTGGTATGATTACACCTGCAACGGCAGTATTTTCTGCATCCGAATAAATGTAATctattgtgattttaacagGTGTCGCTCTGTCTAATTTTGCTTCATACTCTGTGTCTGGTCCTGGAGTGATTTTGAACCATAGAGTGACATGCAAAtttccttcctccattttgtcttGTGGTCTGGAAATAACTTGTCTTCCCTCTGTCATTAATGCAGTTGCAGTGTCGTGTGGGGTTTATTTGGGACATCTAAAGAATAGTAGTAATAAGGTAGCCCTGAACCTTTTAAGACAAAGATGTCTTCCTGGGTTagttctgcttttctctttaccTCTATCCTTCCCTGTGATGTAGGAACAAGAGCTAatcccaacaaaaacaaagcatctCGTCCCAACAGATTTACTGGACACTCTGGGAACATCAAGACAGATATCTGACATGACTGTCCCTGCGGATCCCTCAACCAGACTGGCTCAGATTCTTCCACATGAGTCAATTTGCCATCTGCTGCTCGTACTGCAATACTGCTATTACTAGATTTAGCCCTAGGGAAACTTTCCTTACAAGTTGTTCTGCATGCTCCTGTgtcacaaagaaaatcaattggTTTTCCATTTACACATAAAGTCACCATCGGTTTCTCAAAATGTACTGCAAGCAAGTCCTGGTAGTTTATTAGAACTTCATCATGATCACTGACGTCATCTAATCTTGGTGTCTGAGTAGCATTAGCTTCTAGTCATGCTTGTTGTTTATTCTCTGGACAATCTACAGCAAAGTGTCCATCTTTCCCACAGTTCCAAcactctgcttctctctgtctgtttctctgtccaaaacctcctctgcctctgcctcctctctgtccttttctATGAAATCTACGCCCTCTATtgtttctccccctctctctattCTGGTCATGGTAAAACACTTCTTCAGTCTCTTCCTCACCAAAAAACGTTCctactgtctttttctttttttctttagcaaCTTTTTCTGCGTGCAAAGCATGATTAATGTACTCATCAAGGGTACCAGTAGACAGTCCAATGTAGTGCCTCTGCACCCAGATTCTGATTGCGTCTTTTGAGCCCgcatgtaaagcatttttcaactgttgtcTGTAAGCTCCTTGGTCATTATTGTCGTCAATTAGTCCCGAATggattttaaacactgtagtcatgcGGTGTCTATAGTCATCAAAAGTTTCATCATCTTTTTGTCTTGCTCTGcctatttcagtgtaatttgctttttgtttaaaCCTAGCTGTGGCTCTGGTTGCCAGACCGTTTACTCTTACTGCCATTTGTTGGCTGTCCCATGGAAGAGGAGCATCACCTGCTGTGTTCAGAGGATTCCAATCTCCTCTAACGTTATGCCAATCTGGTCCCAGAGCACACATCCAGATTTGTTGGACTTCTTGTCCATTTAGATGATAGGATTTTCGCACATTTTCCATGTCAATTACAAATTGCGTGACATCTTCTTTGTATGGAGTTATGCCCTCTAAGGCTTTTTTAACATCATTCATGTTCCAAGTTCTATAAACAAGGATTGTTGGTGGTTGGCCTTCATCCCTGTTTGGATTAGCTACTTGTATCATAGGATACTCATCTGCTACTTTTATATCAACGGTTGGAGGATTAGTTGGGGAAAAAACTGCTCCCAATTTCTTAGACCATCCGAGGCCTGCAGTACCTCGGGTTGATCTTAGTGTTCTGGGAGGCGTGGTATCATACTCAGGGGGTTCCTCTTGGGGAATATCAGGGTATAGTCGAGCTGTAGGAGGAAGTCCCCCTGAGGCACCTTCCTCATTTCTCTGTTCTGCCCTTCTTCCTACCGGCCCTGTCTCATCATCCTCCTGTCTGTGAAACattacttgttgttttttttcagttttctcatctACTTCTcctattttttccctgttttttctgtctctttctccagcttcaCGTTTTTCAGCTACTTTTATCCAATATTTGGTTTCTTCATAACCtgattttttcatctttttaggatctttgttagtgttgttttgtattgtttcctGTAGTAGCTTAATTCTTTTGATGTTTAGTTTACCATTAAACCCGTAATCTTTTACCCATttatccaaatattttattttatcaggatCCTGTTTTTCTATATACTTCCAATCTTTACATTGTAAATCCTCCCTAGTTTTGGGCTTACTTTGACTCTTGCCCATACTGGAgctgttttttatgtgttttggtCCAACGCTGGGTTAACACCTAGGGTGTTCTAAACGTTGGGATGTTATCAGTGgggcaataattaaaataccttTCCAGGTAATTCTCACTTCAACTCTTTCGAGTGGAGAATTCTTGCCTTTGCTTCCTGTAAGGTTTATTGCTTTCTTTCCCACTGCTTTGGTATGAGAAAAAATACCAAATGGTATTTCTGTCTCCGTTCACTCACACAATCATtcacacttttatttacttatttacagaCGTCTTTTTCGCACACTTTTGAGGCCTACTAATTTACCATGGGGTTTTAACTTTTAGTCTCACTAAAAGGGGATTCCCCCGTCCCACCCGAATTATTCTCTTGCCTGATAGGGTCTAGAATCCTCAGGGCTTTTCTTTTGACGCGCTAAACAGCCGCAGTCACAAAGGTTTCCCTTTTGACGCGCTAGCAGCCGCAGTCACAAAGGCTCTCCTTTTGACGCGCTAAACAGCCGCAGTCACAAAGGTTTCCCTTTTGACGCGCTAACAGCCGCAGTCACACAGGTTTTTAACTTAAAACCTACTCACGGAATTTAAGTCAGCGACAGGACTCCGCCGTCCTCAGCCTTTCGTCTAACTCCTCCAGATTCCGTCAATCCTCGGTTTCCAGCCAACGAGGAGGAAATCCAGTTCCTCTCAAAAGGATCTTAGGAGCCCTCCTAGGGGTCCGCTGTGCACAGTCTTCCCTGGAATCCTCCGCGTCCACTGGAAACTCTGGATATGTTGGAATCCGGCTCGAAGGACCAAGTTAATGTCAGGTTCAAgatacctagaacatttaaatcatatacaaggaaagaaagacaaaggcattaacttaagttttactcgaggagagtaagcatagatgcattcagttacatctcctactcactctgaagtgcatccatgcagcctcctcttttttatttagtttaggagattccctgttacatagttttctaaggGGTGGGGGAAGTATATACTGctacaataagaaaagaaacaaaatggtgTTGTCAGGtctatctcgtgagagcggccttggAGCAGCCACTACACTCGAGACCATCTGGTgcggtgtcagcctgccctgtcGGTCATGGGATGGCAGGGTGTACTTTAAAAATTCCTAAATGTTATTCTctacagacacaagtttaataacacacatatagGTGGCGTTCATCAGCATTGCTGTGTGCTTGAGATTTAGGATAAAATACTACTtgcaagaacaaaacataaatgggataacttatgtacattttatattCTAAGAGgactttagtttttatttaagtttttaattgGGGTATAATTAATTTCAAATGATTATTTCTGCAGTTAAGAATACAAGTGTTTAGTACAGagacagtcttttaaagtaataGCCAGTCAtttactctgtactgtacaggTTGtgattcttttgtttgttttgtttttttatgctcaGCAGGGAAGCCCAGTGACATGATCCTCATCATCATTACTGTCATTAGTGCTGCAGTGGTTGTTGTTGGTCTCGTCATCGTGATTAGATTCATCATTTATAAAAAGAAGAATGGTGAGAGAACCAAGGATTTCCAAATGTGACTTTTCTAGTTCTTCTTTGATTTTAGTCTTTGAGTTAATGCTTATCCAGATTGCAAAGTGAAACAAGCGTCAGGTCCTTGCACACGACAGTCTGAAGCAGCCACCAGTAAGCAGTGTAAAGCTCAGACAGTGTCATGATAATATGACAGTACCATCGTAATATAAGAGAGAACtgataactaaaataaaatccaaacgaAAAGGTAGAAGGGATTTTTAAGCAGTTTGATTGAGTAGGAGGAGGGGATCAGTGTCGTTTATACCTGACAACTGAAACtacttgtctttctgttttttttcagccAAATATGCTCAACCCTGTAAGTACaacctgtttttgtgtttttacattttagattgTGATTTGAGTTTCTAAAGTGGCTTTACTGAGTGTTAAAGTTGGTTGAATTCCTAATTCACCAAAATGTGAAGCAACCAGCAGTGTGGGATGCAAGGTTCAGAGATGAAAGAGTCGATACTCGTATCCAGTTTGCAAAATTGAATCAAATGTCGGTTCAGTGCACACCACAGTCTGAAGCAGCCGCCAGTAAGCAGTGTAAGACTCAGAGCCACTGTGTCATGATAATATGACCCTATCTTAATGACTTTAGGGAgaagtattatgaaaataaattaagaccTAAACAGAACGGTAGAAGGTATTTTGTAAGTGAGAAGGAGAGGGCGTCAGATTTAGCGGAGAGAAGATACTCTGGCGTTTGCAACTGTGGCATCTGAaatcatatttcttttctttttatttcagctAAATCTCCTCCACATGGTAAGCAGAACtagattttattgtatttcaaatGTTATACTTTGAGTAGATGCTCATGTCCAGAGTGGGTTACACTGAGTGCAAAAGTTGAATGAGCTATAATTTCTAATTGATCAAAATTTAAAGCAACCATGTAAACCACACATTCTAAGTTAAACTATGTTTTCATACAAAGAAAATGGCTCACAGCCCAACTCTGTTCTAAGGGGCTTATGCAGAACTCTTTCACTCCACCACACAGACTCGGGGTTCAGTCCTTGTCTGCAAAGGGTTTACAGTCTGGGTAGAAAAAGGCATTATCACAAAGAATTGAATGGATGTGGAGACTGCTGTGTAAAGTCAGAGCACTTCAATCTATATACCAAGCAACATTTTGGAACCACACCAGCTGTATTAGTCCTCATGACACTGACCAAAACACTGGAGATTATGACAATGTTGTTATCTTTCTACCTGATATTTAGTGGGGAAGAAGTACTGTCTTCAATTACATGAGTAGTATCATTATAGACTAGTTTAATTTATGTAGAGGAagtcatgtctgtctgtctttctttctgtcttgttcaaattattttgtattctCTTCTCTTCAGAGTCAGAAATTCCTGCAAGTAATCCTTCTACAGAAAATGTACAGAGCAACACACCATTGATGAAAGGTAACTAACGGCTCTGTCTGGCTGACACATCACCTGTATCCACTGCATGTAGCATTATAGACTAGTAACATCTGTGTAGAGAAAGTCATGGTCCATCATGGTTTGGTTATTTGAGCTAGTGCTGCCttgtctttatttatatttgttctaTTTTTGTAGATTTGACGACTTCATCTGATACTTTGATGAGCATATCAGgtttatatctatctatctatctatctatctatctatctatctatctatctatctatctatctatagctgacagtgacctctgacctcccagaacatgaacacacgtctGCACATTACATCACATCAGCCtacaaaacattacacaagatctgagcagcagcaggtttaaTACTCCTTTCATACGAACAAAGATGAGACAGCGACATAAAGGCCCGCATGTCTCCCCATCCTCTCCCACAGGCTGAAATGAGCtcagtttactttcacttttgttaACAACCTCAGTTTAACCGAGTGACGTTCAGCTCAGACTAAATTCCCATTGGCTCAGATGGAGATTGACATTAACGCCCCATTTTATATCCTCATTTCACCCTTAGTGTTCCCACTGGAAGTATCCCTACATTATCTGTTTCTCTGGATAAAGAATCATATTAGTCGTTAATCTATCAAAGTTTCGATGGGATAGGTCACAATGAAGACCCTGGTCCTCCTGGCTCTGCTGGGAATAGGTCTGCATGGCGCAGCAGCAGGTGA encodes the following:
- the LOC122864394 gene encoding uncharacterized protein LOC122864394 isoform X1 gives rise to the protein MNSFQLGGYVGSEWYDWTFYLNSVGFKQTGIDWGWVFATTDKTWRSDSYGWRPWAQYWSRVLTLEKIKLGNSPSLVLRFNTTVNPLLEKTPSMPNYPNPPCYILALCAYWPSHTDPCTYVALCPNITETPTAATDSDLQPVPGLTLGPRSTTKVKIKILNKRPDTDEWFQVTTGVSGKNNNWLLMVEQAANATKADCVVCMGPRPLLQIVPAPIPAECLLTVMSKTVPGPNCSYWDGIFPVTKGVRIKPLFPKHVAPGNFSCINLTGRGTRLGSLAEIACPVTLPVFTPFTPVSRADIWWWCGDERLFDKLPKGNTGLCALVTLLLPVNVYPISADALYTQINSTMPSEWRQKRSSWRSETDPTYIDAIGVPRGVPDKYKIADQVAAGFESLFCWWCTINKNVDRINYIHYNVQKLGNWTQSGFEAVHGQLSSTSLMAFQNRIALDMLLAEKGGVCAMFREQCCTFIPNNTAADGSLTKAIEGLKTLNGKMKDQSGVDGTMWDSWLDAFGKYRTLVSSILISLAVFAAILTLCGCCCIPCLRSLSTRLITTAIAPMEDRLTQMYPLLQQKQNDDEDTDDESEYWPDLFPDPGQADTAPDGLMSCGWPQGRSHEIDLTTPLCFFSYCSSIYFPHPLENYVTGNLLN
- the LOC122864394 gene encoding uncharacterized protein LOC122864394 isoform X2, with translation MNSFQLGGYVGSEWYDWTFYLNSVGFKQTGIDWGWVFATTDKTWRSDSYGWRPWAQYWSRVLTLEKIKLGNSPSLVLRFNTTVNPLLEKTPSMPNYPNPPCYILALCAYWPSHTDPCTYVALCPNITETPTAATDSDLQPVPGLTLGPRSTTKVKIKILNKRPDTDEWFQVTTGVSGKNNNWLLMVEQAANATKADCVVCMGPRPLLQIVPAPIPAECLLTVMSKTVPGPNCSYWDGIFPVTKGVRIKPLFPKHVAPGNFSCINLTGRGTRLGSLAEIACPVTLPVFTPFTPVSRADIWWWCGDERLFDKLPKGNTGLCALVTLLLPVNVYPISADALYTQINSTMPSEWRQKRSSWRSETDPTYIDAIGVPRGVPDKYKIADQVAAGFESLFCWWCTINKNVDRINYIHYNVQKLGNWTQSGFEAVHGQLSSTSLMAFQNRIALDMLLAEKGGVCAMFREQCCTFIPNNTAADGSLTKAIEGLKTLNGKMKDQSGVDGTMWDSWLDAFGKYRTLVSSILISLAVFAAILTLCGCCCIPCLRSLSTRLITTAIAPMEDRLTQMYPLLQQKQNDDEDTDDESEYWPDLFPDPGDYESPLAG
- the LOC122864394 gene encoding uncharacterized protein LOC122864394 isoform X4 is translated as MNSFQLGGYVGSEWYDWTFYLNSVGFKQTGIDWGWVFATTDKTWRSDSYGWRPWAQYWSRVLTLEKIKLGNSPSLVLRFNTTVNPLLEKTPSMPNYPNPPCYILALCAYWPSHTDPCTYVALCPNITETPTAATDSDLQPVPGLTLGPRSTTKVKIKILNKRPDTDEWFQVTTGVSGKNNNWLLMVEQAANATKADCVVCMGPRPLLQIVPAPIPAECLLTVMSKTVPGPNCSYWDGIFPVTKGVRIKPLFPKHVAPGNFSCINLTGRGTRLGSLAEIACPVTLPVFTPFTPVSRADIWWWCGDERLFDKLPKGNTGLCALVTLLLPVNVYPISADALYTQINSTMPSEWRQKRSSWRSETDPTYIDAIGVPRGVPDKYKIADQVAAGFESLFCWWCTINKNVDRINYIHYNVQKLGNWTQSGFEAVHGQLSSTSLMAFQNRIALDMLLAEKGGVCAMFREQCCTFIPNNTAADGSLTKAIEGLKTLNGKMKDQSGVDGTMWDSWLDAFGKYRTLVSSILISLAVFAAILTLCGCCCIPCLRS
- the LOC122864398 gene encoding uncharacterized protein LOC122864398, whose product is MGKSQSKPKTREDLQCKDWKYIEKQDPDKIKYLDKWVKDYGFNGKLNIKRIKLLQETIQNNTNKDPKKMKKSGYEETKYWIKVAEKREAGERDRKNREKIGEVDEKTEKKQQVMFHRQEDDETGPVGRRAEQRNEEGASGGLPPTARLYPDIPQEEPPEYDTTPPRTLRSTRGTAGLGWSKKLGAVFSPTNPPTVDIKVADEYPMIQVANPNRDEGQPPTILVYRTWNMNDVKKALEGITPYKEDVTQFVIDMENVRKSYHLNGQEVQQIWMCALGPDWHNVRGDWNPLNTAGDAPLPWDSQQMAVRVNGLATRATARFKQKANYTEIGRARQKDDETFDDYRHRMTTVFKIHSGLIDDNNDQGAYRQQLKNALHAGSKDAIRIWVQRHYIGLSTGTLDEYINHALHAEKVAKEKKKKTVGTFFGEEETEEVFYHDQNRERGRNNRGRRFHRKGQRGGRGKMDTLL
- the LOC122864394 gene encoding uncharacterized protein LOC122864394 isoform X3, encoding MNSFQLGGYVGSEWYDWTFYLNSVGFKQTGIDWGWVFATTDKTWRSDSYGWRPWAQYWSRVLTLEKIKLGNSPSLVLRFNTTVNPLLEKTPSMPNYPNPPCYILALCAYWPSHTDPCTYVALCPNITETPTAATDSDLQPVPGLTLGPRSTTKVKIKILNKRPDTDEWFQVTTGVSGKNNNWLLMVEQAANATKADCVVCMGPRPLLQIVPAPIPAECLLTVMSKTVPGPNCSYWDGIFPVTKGVRIKPLFPKHVAPGNFSCINLTGRGTRLGSLAEIACPVTLPVFTPFTPVSRADIWWWCGDERLFDKLPKGNTGLCALVTLLLPVNVYPISADALYTQINSTMPSEWRQKRSSWRSETDPTYIDAIGVPRGVPDKYKIADQVAAGFESLFCWWCTINKNVDRINYIHYNVQKLGNWTQSGFEAVHGQLSSTSLMAFQNRIALDMLLAEKGGVCAMFREQCCTFIPNNTAADGSLTKAIEGLKTLNGKMKDQSGVDGTMWDSWLDAFGKYRTLVSSILISLAVFAAILTLCGCCCIPCLRS